In Leptospiraceae bacterium, a genomic segment contains:
- a CDS encoding Ig-like domain-containing protein yields MKLKLISGFILFFSFFLTDCTKKKKIPIPLFSGIKGDEEMVTGSGTAGGSLKSIVVSPANKTIAKNTTLSYYATGIYSDGTNKDLTSTVTWDSDTKTTSTIDTAGKASGLAAGTSKISANFNGVTGNANLTVSSATIKTIEVTHTDPIAKGTNQKLKAIAILSDGTTQDVTDQVTWTTDAPSVATVDSTGLAQASTAGTAPIKATLGGVTGTGDLKVKDVTIVSIAVSQSNPLSIGTQAQYTAVATLSDGTTQDVTSSVTWSSSNESVTKVSNDTTVKGLVTAGGEGSSSITATLSGVSGSAPASVNDVRLVSISVGAASSIAKGTGKQFTAMGTFSDGTTKDITSQVTWISSNTDAVHISPSVGTEGYATGLNVGTSTITATVAGISGTAELTISEATLLSIEVSAPSNSLAKGLSQNYTAIGTFSDGTTQDITSQVTWSSTANASVSNESGSNGKVFGTAVGTSNITASLGSVSASNNLTITSAVLMSIGVTPAAPSVAKGNKQQLTATGIYSDGTTQDITSQVTWSSSNTGVATVDNTTSGDNTSVKGRANTLAKGATSVSASMNGKTASVNFTVTDAVLVSIAIDQANPSIAKGTTQQFTVTGTYSDGTTANLTSSVAWKADSNSDGVDDSLVAAISNASGTNGLATASGSTGTSSITATINGITSSAVTLTVTPATLASIAVTPSSDSVAKGYTKQFTATGTYTDGTTQNITSSVTWSSDATSVATISNAGGSEGLATGVSAGSANISATLNGKTGSVGLNVSNAVLVSIGITPAAPSVAKGLTQQFTATGTYSDNSTANITSAVTWTSSDTSKATISNAGGSEGLATTLATGTTTITATTGGVSGNVTLTVSAATIASIAVTPTGQSIAKGLTKQYTATATLTDGTTQDISSSASWTSTDTNKVTVNSTGLATGAGVGSANVTATKDGKSGNSTLTVTAATLVSIAVTPASPSIAKGLPQQFTATGTYTDGSTADITSSVTWSSTNTSVATISNAGGSNGLATTLAIGSTFISAQLNSITAPNVTFNVTAATVASVAVTPANPSVAKGLTQQFTATATMTDSSTQNVTALATWSSSDTSKATISNAGGSEGLATTLATGSSTISAVYSGKTGTTTLTVSAATIASIAVTPSGQSIAKGLTKQYTATATLTDNSTQDISATASWTSTDTSKVTVNSTGLATGAGVGSANVTATKDGKSGSSTLTVTAATLVSIAVTPGSPSVTAGGTQQFTATGSYTDGTTQDLTSTVTWSSSATSVATISNAGGSNGLATSASAGTATITASLGGVTSTGVTLTVNPAITLNSISISPKGDTVATGFTKQFTATGSYSNGTTADLTSTVTWSSSNTGVATISNASGSNGLATPVTGGSTTISASYGGKSDSTTLTVSSITLTGISISENATYPVGATKQYTAWGNFSDGSKVNITSQVTWTSSATSAASISNASGSQGLATTLAAGATTITATKSGVTGTATLTVKAENETAVTDTFSGSITSNIPIDLVVKDQNGVAVSGVVIKIFDASTNGNVLFQALSDGSGRVSGTLTIPMNSSSITVYGQGYKGGYTSTMQDIVIVKDVSGTLKITLLIKDFILDTTVANLNTITITDTDGDGVEDANDAYPSDASKAFKTRFPSLKDKVYSLNIENNWPNPSNMDLNDYTVQFYNEEDTNASGKIVEIRGNYEVIVRGRYEYESQTIQLRFSGLDVSEYKATYYRYDGTQRPSSWTVSTVSGGADTDLTVTNPLVITNPTATQLKDNLVVLPKSSSAAATDVLLTSAGVPATHSTGGYKPTYKPFRPGDIGRISIKLNTPASRDEVGNAPYDLYMRFYQTPSTSASSLKEIHVAGSGYVWTSGETTYCSQAPISGSDADCIGKDKYKANETALKFAWGFVVPGVWKPQIEGNNLNSASASAYPKFIDWISSNGNTYPDWYKASNIVNSNAYQILNLPNKHLCLDCSASEAYDPGTAGNNSGAYYCGTSAGSPTGCVLGDLPASYATTPDVAFIDVVKQKTSSLMAYLKGKSAKMLPLTIIALLSLGVIFVLNKVRSSRA; encoded by the coding sequence ATGAAATTAAAATTGATTTCAGGTTTTATCCTGTTTTTCTCATTTTTTCTTACTGACTGTACTAAAAAAAAGAAGATCCCCATTCCTCTTTTTAGCGGTATAAAAGGTGACGAAGAAATGGTCACAGGAAGTGGAACTGCCGGAGGCAGTTTGAAAAGTATCGTAGTCAGCCCTGCGAATAAGACAATAGCCAAAAATACAACGTTGTCTTATTATGCGACAGGTATCTACAGTGACGGAACTAATAAGGATTTAACTTCTACGGTTACCTGGGATTCCGATACAAAGACAACATCTACGATTGATACAGCTGGAAAAGCAAGTGGTCTTGCTGCCGGTACTTCAAAAATTTCGGCAAACTTTAATGGTGTAACAGGCAATGCAAACCTTACGGTAAGTTCGGCAACCATTAAAACGATTGAAGTTACGCATACGGATCCTATAGCAAAAGGAACCAACCAGAAACTTAAAGCTATTGCGATTCTTTCTGATGGTACTACGCAAGATGTAACGGATCAGGTTACCTGGACGACTGATGCACCCAGTGTTGCAACCGTTGACTCCACCGGTCTTGCACAGGCTTCAACTGCAGGTACTGCTCCTATTAAAGCTACTTTAGGCGGGGTAACCGGTACAGGAGATCTGAAGGTTAAGGATGTTACAATCGTATCAATAGCTGTAAGCCAATCGAATCCTTTAAGTATAGGAACTCAGGCACAGTATACTGCTGTGGCAACTCTCTCCGATGGAACCACCCAGGATGTAACGAGTTCTGTTACCTGGTCTTCATCCAACGAATCTGTAACAAAAGTTTCCAATGATACAACTGTAAAAGGTTTGGTTACAGCCGGTGGAGAAGGTAGTTCTTCGATTACAGCAACATTGAGTGGAGTGAGCGGTTCTGCACCAGCGTCTGTAAATGACGTAAGATTGGTTTCCATTTCCGTAGGAGCTGCTTCCTCTATAGCAAAGGGCACTGGAAAGCAATTCACTGCCATGGGAACATTTAGCGATGGAACTACAAAAGATATAACTTCTCAGGTTACCTGGATTTCTTCCAATACAGATGCCGTGCATATTAGTCCATCAGTGGGAACAGAAGGATATGCTACAGGTTTAAATGTAGGAACATCAACTATAACAGCTACAGTAGCTGGAATTAGTGGAACTGCAGAATTAACTATTTCTGAAGCAACCCTACTTTCCATAGAAGTAAGTGCCCCATCCAATAGCCTTGCAAAAGGTTTGAGTCAGAACTACACTGCAATAGGAACTTTCAGTGATGGAACTACCCAGGATATTACCAGTCAGGTTACCTGGTCTTCTACAGCCAATGCAAGTGTAAGTAATGAATCAGGTTCTAATGGAAAAGTATTTGGTACTGCAGTAGGAACTTCAAACATTACAGCCAGTCTGGGCTCTGTAAGTGCATCAAATAATTTAACTATAACAAGTGCTGTTCTTATGTCCATCGGAGTTACTCCGGCTGCGCCTTCGGTTGCAAAAGGAAATAAGCAACAGTTAACAGCAACCGGAATTTACAGCGATGGAACTACCCAGGATATTACTTCTCAAGTTACCTGGTCTTCTTCCAACACAGGGGTTGCTACCGTTGATAATACAACCAGTGGTGATAATACATCTGTTAAAGGACGTGCGAATACTTTAGCCAAAGGAGCAACCTCTGTATCAGCCAGTATGAATGGAAAAACAGCTTCCGTAAATTTCACTGTTACAGATGCAGTTCTTGTATCCATTGCTATTGATCAGGCTAATCCTTCTATTGCCAAGGGAACTACTCAACAGTTCACTGTTACAGGAACCTATTCCGATGGAACCACTGCTAACTTAACTTCTTCTGTGGCCTGGAAAGCAGATAGTAACTCGGATGGAGTAGATGATAGTCTTGTAGCTGCTATTAGTAATGCCTCTGGAACAAATGGTCTGGCTACTGCTTCTGGTTCAACCGGAACTTCTTCCATCACAGCAACTATTAATGGTATCACTTCTTCAGCAGTGACTTTAACGGTGACACCGGCTACTCTTGCTTCGATTGCTGTAACACCATCTTCTGATTCTGTTGCTAAAGGATATACCAAACAGTTTACAGCTACAGGAACTTATACAGATGGAACTACACAAAATATCACATCTTCAGTTACCTGGAGTTCCGATGCGACATCTGTTGCTACTATTAGCAATGCGGGTGGTTCGGAAGGTCTCGCTACCGGGGTCAGTGCCGGTTCTGCTAATATTTCAGCTACACTGAATGGAAAAACAGGTAGTGTTGGTTTAAATGTATCGAATGCTGTTCTTGTTTCTATTGGTATTACTCCTGCTGCACCTTCGGTTGCAAAAGGACTAACTCAACAGTTTACTGCAACTGGAACCTATTCAGATAATAGTACTGCAAATATTACCTCAGCAGTTACCTGGACATCCAGTGATACTTCTAAAGCTACTATAAGTAATGCAGGAGGTTCGGAAGGACTTGCCACTACACTGGCTACCGGAACCACTACAATTACTGCAACTACCGGTGGTGTTAGTGGAAATGTAACCTTAACTGTAAGTGCTGCTACCATTGCATCGATTGCCGTTACTCCAACCGGACAATCTATCGCAAAAGGTTTAACCAAGCAATATACAGCTACTGCTACTCTGACCGATGGTACTACTCAGGATATTAGCTCTTCAGCTTCCTGGACTTCAACAGATACCAATAAAGTTACGGTGAATTCTACAGGTCTGGCTACAGGTGCTGGTGTGGGTTCTGCTAATGTTACCGCTACTAAAGACGGTAAAAGTGGAAACTCAACTCTGACAGTTACAGCTGCAACTTTAGTATCTATAGCTGTGACTCCAGCTTCTCCTTCTATTGCGAAAGGCTTACCTCAACAGTTTACCGCTACAGGAACTTATACCGATGGTTCTACTGCGGATATTACTTCAAGTGTTACCTGGTCTTCTACTAACACTTCAGTAGCTACAATCAGCAATGCGGGTGGTTCTAATGGTCTGGCTACTACTCTGGCTATTGGTTCAACTTTCATTTCAGCTCAATTAAACTCAATTACTGCACCCAATGTAACCTTTAATGTTACTGCTGCTACTGTAGCGTCGGTTGCGGTAACTCCAGCAAATCCTTCTGTTGCAAAAGGCTTAACTCAGCAATTTACAGCAACAGCAACTATGACAGATAGTTCTACTCAGAATGTTACTGCACTCGCTACCTGGTCATCCAGTGACACATCGAAAGCAACAATCAGTAATGCTGGTGGTTCTGAAGGTCTTGCCACTACACTGGCAACAGGAAGTTCTACAATTTCTGCGGTTTATAGTGGAAAAACAGGAACTACAACTTTGACAGTAAGTGCAGCTACCATTGCATCGATTGCTGTAACACCAAGCGGACAATCTATAGCAAAAGGTTTAACCAAACAATATACAGCTACTGCCACTCTGACCGATAATTCTACTCAGGATATTAGTGCTACAGCTTCCTGGACTTCAACAGATACCAGTAAAGTTACGGTGAATTCTACAGGTCTGGCTACAGGTGCTGGTGTAGGTTCTGCCAATGTTACTGCTACCAAAGACGGTAAAAGTGGAAGTTCGACTCTGACAGTTACTGCTGCTACTTTAGTATCTATAGCGGTGACACCCGGTTCACCTTCCGTAACTGCTGGAGGAACTCAGCAATTTACAGCAACCGGTTCTTATACCGATGGAACCACTCAGGATCTTACTTCTACTGTAACCTGGAGTTCTTCGGCTACAAGTGTGGCAACTATCAGTAATGCGGGTGGTTCAAACGGTCTTGCAACTTCAGCCAGTGCCGGAACTGCTACAATTACAGCATCTCTGGGTGGAGTCACATCTACCGGGGTGACCCTTACTGTGAATCCGGCAATTACTCTGAATTCTATCAGTATTTCTCCTAAAGGAGACACTGTTGCAACCGGTTTTACCAAGCAATTTACTGCCACAGGATCTTACTCCAATGGAACAACTGCTGATTTAACCTCAACTGTAACCTGGTCTTCTTCTAACACCGGGGTTGCAACTATCAGCAATGCCAGTGGTTCCAATGGATTGGCTACACCTGTAACCGGTGGTTCTACAACTATCAGTGCCAGTTATGGTGGAAAATCAGATTCAACTACTCTAACAGTGAGTTCAATTACTCTGACAGGTATTTCTATCAGTGAAAATGCTACTTATCCAGTGGGTGCAACCAAGCAGTACACTGCCTGGGGTAACTTCTCTGATGGTAGTAAGGTAAATATTACTTCTCAAGTAACCTGGACTTCCAGTGCAACTAGTGCAGCGAGCATTAGCAATGCCAGTGGTTCGCAAGGTCTGGCTACAACTCTTGCCGCAGGTGCTACAACCATCACAGCGACTAAATCAGGGGTAACAGGAACTGCCACACTTACAGTAAAAGCTGAAAATGAAACAGCCGTTACTGATACATTTAGTGGATCTATTACCAGCAACATTCCAATCGATCTGGTTGTTAAAGACCAAAACGGAGTGGCTGTAAGCGGAGTTGTGATCAAGATCTTTGATGCCAGTACCAATGGCAATGTGCTTTTTCAGGCTCTGAGTGATGGTTCAGGAAGAGTGTCAGGAACCTTAACCATTCCGATGAATTCCAGTTCCATTACTGTCTATGGACAGGGTTACAAAGGTGGCTATACTTCGACAATGCAGGATATTGTTATTGTGAAGGATGTATCCGGAACTTTAAAAATAACTCTTTTAATCAAAGACTTTATTCTGGATACAACAGTTGCTAACCTGAATACTATTACCATTACTGATACAGACGGGGATGGTGTGGAAGATGCAAATGACGCTTATCCGAGCGATGCTTCGAAAGCCTTTAAAACTCGCTTTCCAAGCTTAAAGGATAAGGTTTATTCTTTAAACATTGAGAACAACTGGCCAAATCCATCTAACATGGACTTGAATGACTATACAGTTCAGTTCTACAACGAAGAAGATACCAATGCCTCTGGCAAGATTGTTGAAATCCGTGGTAATTATGAGGTTATTGTTCGGGGGCGTTATGAGTATGAGAGCCAAACTATACAATTAAGATTTAGTGGTTTGGATGTATCTGAATATAAAGCAACATACTACAGATATGACGGAACGCAAAGGCCATCCAGTTGGACTGTTTCGACTGTTTCTGGAGGGGCTGATACTGATTTAACAGTAACAAATCCTCTGGTTATTACGAATCCGACTGCAACACAGTTAAAAGATAATCTGGTAGTATTACCTAAATCTTCGAGTGCTGCTGCTACAGACGTTCTTTTAACTTCTGCTGGTGTTCCGGCAACCCATAGTACGGGAGGTTATAAACCTACCTATAAACCTTTTCGCCCTGGAGATATTGGTAGAATTAGTATTAAGTTGAATACCCCTGCCTCTAGAGATGAGGTTGGAAATGCACCTTATGATTTATATATGAGGTTCTATCAGACACCATCAACATCAGCTTCGAGTTTAAAAGAAATTCACGTTGCTGGTTCTGGCTATGTCTGGACTTCAGGTGAAACGACTTATTGCAGTCAGGCTCCTATTAGTGGAAGTGATGCAGATTGTATAGGTAAGGATAAATACAAGGCTAATGAGACAGCCTTAAAATTTGCCTGGGGATTTGTTGTGCCGGGTGTTTGGAAGCCACAGATTGAAGGTAACAACCTGAATAGTGCTTCTGCCTCTGCTTATCCAAAGTTTATTGATTGGATTAGTAGTAATGGTAATACCTATCCGGACTGGTATAAGGCAAGTAACATTGTCAATAGCAATGCTTACCAGATCCTGAATTTGCCAAACAAGCACTTATGTCTTGACTGTAGTGCCAGTGAAGCTTACGATCCGGGAACTGCCGGAAATAATAGCGGAGCTTACTACTGTGGTACTTCTGCCGGTTCACCTACAGGTTGTGTTCTGGGTGATCTGCCTGCCAGTTATGCTACTACACCTGATGTAGCCTTTATCGATGTGGTTAAGCAAAAAACCAGTTCATTAATGGCTTACCTCAAAGGTAAATCAGCCAAGATGTTACCTCTGACTATTATAGCTCTTTTGAGCCTTGGAGTTATCTTTGTTCTGAACAAAGTAAGAAGCTCCAGAGCCTAA
- a CDS encoding XisI protein, with product MDKLKLIRNCLKEILQTYGNARIQDGNPLDFEIIIDSERDKFLLYLTGWEGEKRIHECVLHFSVFKEKIYIQQDNTGIPIEDILCEKGIARENIVLAYIHPDRREDSGYAKS from the coding sequence ATGGACAAACTAAAACTCATCCGAAACTGCCTGAAAGAAATCCTGCAAACCTATGGAAATGCCAGAATTCAGGACGGCAACCCATTAGACTTTGAAATTATTATAGATTCAGAAAGAGACAAATTTCTGCTGTATCTTACAGGCTGGGAGGGAGAAAAAAGAATTCATGAATGCGTCTTACATTTTTCTGTCTTTAAAGAAAAAATTTATATACAGCAAGATAATACAGGAATCCCGATAGAAGACATACTCTGTGAAAAAGGAATAGCCAGAGAAAATATTGTCTTAGCCTATATCCATCCGGACAGAAGAGAAGACAGCGGATATGCGAAGTCCTGA
- a CDS encoding response regulator, with protein sequence MDDTHNIKNDCFALIDSAGNILSVCHNWRNFISLFEPYLLKNLNSKNYLEFYSKTIEVPHARGILEALRAVLSGKKEELELSYLQEDAYYLRMRISSLAGNGESKFIVFHENITDVQLEREAEKTKLQAIFHNTFEFIGLLDPEGRLVEINRTALEIFSIQREEVIGKEFWLTPWWTPSEELVEKIKFGVEKARKGEFYRTENTHILPDGNLIYVDFSIAPVFDEDGNLIYLLPEGREITEIKKMQNQLKEAQFEAEKSAQAKSEFLANMSHEIRTPLNGILGLAEILLQEAPSSEQLKYLQMIHSSGKNLLGIINDILDYSKIEAGKMELHESIFDIHHALEELVFPYVQLSKKSSLTVSYKIHPDVPRYILGDLLRLKQVLNNFLSNAIKFTEKGYIMLSLKVDEIEGENVVLHFQVKDSGIGLSKKQISNIFTPFIQADSSITKKYGGTGLGLSICKKISDIMGGKIYVDSIPGRGSIFHFIVSLSVRKKIDDFQIIAGLEEDASNLHILLAEDNAVNQAVCKHILNKSGHRVTVVSSGLEAVRLIKEERRFNLILMDISMPDMDGLTALSHIRELEGSRNLYTPVIVLTAYALQGDREKFLELGADDYLSKPYSGEELQRLIRKFSKGVKNFCELDE encoded by the coding sequence ATGGATGATACTCATAATATAAAAAACGATTGCTTTGCCCTTATTGACTCAGCAGGAAATATTCTTTCCGTGTGTCATAACTGGCGAAATTTTATTTCATTGTTTGAACCCTACCTGCTTAAAAACCTTAATAGTAAGAATTATCTAGAATTTTATTCAAAAACAATTGAAGTTCCTCATGCACGGGGAATTCTTGAAGCTCTCAGGGCTGTTCTGAGTGGTAAAAAGGAAGAGCTTGAACTTTCTTATTTACAAGAGGATGCCTACTATTTACGGATGAGGATCAGTTCCTTAGCGGGAAATGGAGAATCAAAATTCATTGTTTTTCACGAGAATATTACAGATGTTCAATTGGAGCGTGAGGCCGAAAAAACTAAGCTCCAGGCTATTTTTCATAATACATTCGAGTTTATAGGCTTACTGGATCCGGAGGGCAGGCTTGTAGAAATTAACCGTACCGCTCTTGAAATTTTTAGTATTCAGAGGGAAGAGGTAATTGGTAAAGAATTCTGGTTGACTCCCTGGTGGACACCCTCTGAAGAATTAGTTGAGAAAATAAAATTTGGTGTAGAAAAAGCCCGTAAAGGTGAATTTTATAGAACTGAAAATACCCATATACTACCAGATGGAAATCTTATCTATGTTGATTTTTCTATAGCCCCTGTATTTGATGAGGATGGAAATCTGATTTATTTACTCCCGGAAGGTCGAGAGATTACAGAGATCAAGAAAATGCAGAATCAACTAAAAGAAGCCCAATTTGAAGCCGAGAAATCAGCTCAGGCAAAGTCTGAATTTTTAGCCAATATGAGTCATGAAATTCGAACTCCTCTGAATGGTATATTAGGTTTAGCTGAAATTCTCTTACAGGAGGCTCCTTCTTCCGAGCAACTCAAATACTTGCAAATGATCCATAGTTCCGGTAAAAATCTTTTAGGCATTATCAATGATATCTTAGATTATTCAAAGATAGAAGCCGGGAAGATGGAACTTCATGAAAGCATATTTGATATTCATCATGCTCTGGAGGAATTAGTATTTCCTTATGTTCAATTATCAAAGAAGTCTTCCCTGACTGTTTCTTACAAAATTCATCCGGATGTTCCCAGGTATATTTTGGGAGACTTGCTACGCTTGAAGCAGGTATTGAATAACTTCTTAAGCAATGCTATCAAATTTACCGAGAAAGGTTATATTATGTTAAGCCTGAAAGTAGATGAGATAGAAGGAGAAAATGTAGTCCTACATTTTCAGGTAAAAGATAGCGGTATCGGTTTATCAAAAAAACAAATATCCAATATTTTTACTCCTTTTATTCAGGCAGATAGTTCGATTACAAAGAAATATGGTGGAACCGGTTTGGGTCTGAGTATTTGCAAAAAAATTTCAGACATAATGGGAGGAAAGATATATGTAGATAGCATTCCCGGTCGGGGGAGTATTTTTCATTTTATCGTGAGTTTATCTGTAAGGAAGAAAATCGATGATTTTCAAATTATTGCAGGTTTAGAAGAGGATGCTTCTAACTTACATATTCTTTTAGCCGAGGACAATGCAGTAAACCAGGCCGTGTGTAAACATATTCTTAATAAATCGGGTCACCGCGTAACGGTTGTAAGTAGCGGTCTTGAAGCAGTCCGCCTGATAAAGGAAGAGAGAAGATTTAACTTGATTTTAATGGATATCAGTATGCCGGACATGGATGGACTAACGGCCTTGAGTCATATTCGAGAACTGGAAGGGAGTCGAAATCTCTATACGCCTGTTATTGTTTTGACGGCCTATGCTTTGCAGGGAGATAGAGAAAAATTTCTGGAATTGGGCGCGGATGATTATCTGTCAAAACCTTATTCCGGGGAAGAACTGCAAAGGCTTATAAGAAAATTTTCAAAAGGAGTAAAGAATTTTTGTGAGCTGGATGAGTAA
- a CDS encoding peptide chain release factor 3 has protein sequence MKQEVDKRRTFAIIAHPDAGKTTLTEKLLLYGGAIQMAGAVKARKERRGATSDWMAMERERGISITSAALQFEYKNHVLNLLDTPGHEDFSEDTYRTLIAADTAIMVLDAAKGVEPQTRKLFKVCRDRGIPIITFVNKMDRPTKELFELLDEIEEVLGITAIPHVWPIGTGFDFKGVYDRQEKKVHLFEKTPGGALRAPFSVSGIDDEGLDSKIEKEILEKCREDVALIEDGIEAFSKERFLDGEMSPVFFGSAVNNFGIQLFLEHFLDLAPAPVHTPLEDGKFLDPLKAPFSCFVFKVQANMNKVHRDRIAFVRICSGKFERGLTVTHNRLNKPVKLSSSFAFFGQERNTIDEAYPGDIIGLINPGTFKIGDILFSGKEAPALKPLPTFAPEMFATVSSPESATQKSFRKGIEQLSEEGILHLFSSKTIGSGSPIIGALGQLQFEVFQRRLKDEYNVSTNLTNLPYQACRWIEEKDETAVSSTIPKIMDREGRYALMFETEWDLNYFQRNHPDIKLYDSPEYIPS, from the coding sequence ATGAAACAGGAAGTAGATAAAAGAAGAACCTTTGCCATTATTGCTCACCCCGACGCGGGAAAAACCACCCTTACCGAAAAACTTTTATTATATGGAGGAGCTATACAGATGGCCGGGGCTGTAAAAGCCCGAAAAGAGAGAAGGGGAGCTACTTCGGACTGGATGGCGATGGAAAGAGAGAGAGGAATTTCGATTACCTCGGCTGCCCTGCAATTTGAATATAAGAATCATGTTTTGAACCTTCTCGATACTCCGGGACACGAAGATTTTTCGGAAGATACGTATCGAACTCTCATAGCAGCGGATACGGCCATCATGGTTTTGGATGCAGCCAAAGGTGTGGAGCCCCAGACCCGTAAGCTCTTCAAGGTTTGTAGGGATAGGGGAATTCCTATCATTACCTTTGTAAATAAAATGGACAGGCCCACCAAGGAATTATTTGAGCTTCTCGATGAGATTGAGGAAGTATTGGGCATTACAGCAATTCCCCATGTCTGGCCGATAGGAACGGGTTTTGATTTTAAAGGAGTGTATGACAGGCAGGAAAAAAAGGTTCACCTGTTTGAAAAAACACCGGGAGGAGCTTTGCGGGCTCCCTTTTCCGTTTCCGGGATAGATGACGAGGGCTTAGATTCTAAGATAGAAAAAGAAATATTAGAAAAATGCAGGGAAGATGTAGCTTTAATTGAAGATGGAATCGAAGCCTTCTCTAAAGAGCGGTTTTTAGATGGTGAAATGTCACCTGTTTTTTTTGGCTCGGCTGTGAATAACTTTGGAATTCAGCTATTCTTAGAACACTTTTTGGATCTGGCACCGGCACCGGTTCATACTCCTCTCGAAGATGGAAAATTTTTAGATCCCTTAAAGGCTCCCTTTAGTTGTTTTGTTTTCAAGGTTCAGGCCAATATGAACAAGGTTCACCGTGACCGTATTGCTTTTGTACGAATTTGTTCCGGTAAATTTGAGAGAGGTTTGACTGTAACACATAATCGTTTAAATAAACCGGTTAAGCTTTCTTCTTCTTTTGCTTTTTTTGGACAGGAACGAAATACTATAGATGAGGCCTATCCCGGAGACATTATCGGGCTTATTAATCCGGGAACATTCAAAATCGGAGATATACTATTTTCCGGAAAGGAGGCTCCGGCTTTAAAGCCATTACCCACGTTTGCACCGGAAATGTTTGCTACCGTTTCTTCTCCCGAAAGTGCAACACAAAAGAGTTTTCGCAAAGGAATTGAACAGCTTTCAGAAGAAGGAATTTTACATCTCTTTAGTTCCAAGACTATCGGTTCGGGAAGTCCTATTATCGGGGCTTTGGGTCAGCTTCAATTTGAGGTTTTCCAGAGACGCTTAAAGGATGAATATAATGTAAGTACCAACCTTACCAACCTTCCATATCAGGCCTGTAGATGGATAGAAGAAAAAGATGAGACTGCCGTTTCTTCCACAATTCCCAAAATCATGGATAGAGAAGGTCGTTATGCTTTGATGTTTGAAACCGAGTGGGATTTGAATTATTTTCAGAGGAACCACCCTGATATAAAACTTTATGATTCACCGGAGTATATTCCTTCTTGA
- a CDS encoding response regulator transcription factor, translating into MRILIIDDEPPAARRIAGYCEEVFGKEIQTLKTFHALFPAIYYLEDNPVDLVFLDIDLNEENGFDLLRQIPNPSFYTIITSSHTEYAIDAFEFSVLDFLPKPFPLERFAKAMVRVRNAVKTRGIKKDFIPVKKEESLEMVKPETIAYLESDKNYTLIYLKNSASERVRKTMDKISEDLPPNFIRIHRSCIVNLEEVERILYGKNNTFQVQLKNNTRLPLSRSMFSQFKKAFEA; encoded by the coding sequence ATGAGAATTCTAATCATTGATGATGAACCCCCTGCTGCCAGGCGGATAGCGGGCTATTGTGAAGAGGTTTTCGGAAAAGAAATCCAGACTTTAAAAACGTTTCATGCTTTATTTCCGGCGATTTACTATTTAGAAGACAACCCGGTAGACCTTGTTTTTTTAGATATTGACCTGAATGAAGAGAATGGTTTTGACCTACTGCGCCAAATTCCAAATCCTTCTTTCTACACGATCATTACAAGTTCTCATACAGAATACGCTATTGACGCGTTTGAGTTCAGCGTCCTCGATTTTCTTCCGAAACCCTTTCCCTTAGAGCGTTTTGCCAAAGCCATGGTCAGGGTAAGAAACGCAGTCAAAACAAGGGGCATTAAAAAAGATTTTATTCCGGTAAAAAAAGAAGAATCTCTGGAAATGGTCAAACCAGAAACCATAGCCTATCTTGAATCCGACAAGAATTATACCCTGATTTATTTGAAAAACTCTGCTTCGGAAAGAGTTCGAAAAACTATGGATAAAATATCAGAAGATCTTCCTCCCAATTTCATCCGTATCCACCGTTCCTGTATTGTGAACCTTGAAGAAGTAGAAAGAATTCTCTATGGAAAAAATAATACCTTTCAGGTACAGTTGAAAAATAATACCCGGCTCCCTCTGAGCCGTTCGATGTTTTCCCAATTTAAGAAGGCCTTTGAAGCATAA